A region of Thiofilum sp. DNA encodes the following proteins:
- a CDS encoding TraX family protein, with protein sequence MRSLNAYQLKLLGVVLMVGDHVHYFFMEWGAPTLLNALGRIVAPIFIFLSVEGFIHTRSPERYMWRLLVGSWVMALGSGWLAWRLPTEKALFANIFASLFMGLWFMYFTDLLLKHSRSNPLALGKILLSALAMLLPWLLDLAKVSVLGQEPVNLPLLTALNFIPSPQFIEGGLLFLILALWFYYTRSLCWVQLLGLIVLSLGLYWQTNATERWSIDLQWMMGLAALPLALYNGQRGKEHKYFFYLFYPLHLWALYGLYYVVLTLAVIK encoded by the coding sequence GTGCGCTCTTTAAACGCTTATCAACTCAAGCTCTTAGGTGTAGTGCTCATGGTCGGTGATCATGTGCATTATTTCTTTATGGAATGGGGCGCACCAACCCTTTTAAATGCTTTGGGGCGCATAGTTGCACCGATTTTTATCTTTTTAAGTGTTGAAGGCTTTATTCATACTCGTAGCCCAGAGCGCTATATGTGGCGCTTATTAGTGGGTTCTTGGGTAATGGCTCTGGGTAGTGGGTGGCTAGCATGGAGGCTACCTACTGAAAAAGCGCTCTTTGCTAATATTTTTGCCAGCCTCTTTATGGGGCTATGGTTCATGTACTTTACTGATTTATTGCTAAAGCACTCTAGATCTAACCCCTTAGCTTTGGGGAAAATCCTATTGAGTGCCCTAGCTATGCTGCTACCTTGGTTACTAGATCTGGCTAAGGTGAGTGTATTAGGTCAAGAACCTGTCAATTTGCCTTTGCTTACTGCATTGAATTTTATTCCTAGCCCACAGTTTATCGAGGGCGGATTATTATTTCTAATTTTAGCTTTATGGTTTTACTACACGCGCTCGTTGTGTTGGGTGCAGTTATTGGGGCTAATAGTCCTTAGCCTAGGACTTTATTGGCAAACGAACGCTACAGAACGTTGGTCGATAGATTTGCAGTGGATGATGGGTTTAGCAGCGCTACCGCTAGCGCTGTACAATGGGCAGCGTGGCAAAGAGCATAAATACTTTTTCTATCTTTTCTATCCTTTGCATCTTTGGGCGCTGTATGGATTGTATTATGTGGTGCTGACACTAGCGGTTATAAAATAG
- a CDS encoding ferritin-like domain-containing protein encodes MQPAEQERLLVFWQHQVLAEYASASMTAHFTHWLIQLGAPLELIRQALTIAQDEVTHAEVCHQVAVSLGSDQPLDTASAQMSFAAPFIDPRKNCCAALLNFYCLGETAAVPLFAAMRKDTTERLPLQAYERIIEDEPRHSTFGWLALAWVDEVWSEARAWLQELFPLALERMAEQYYCESEYQPILSTTELEWGMLPRLTYTHLFESKIIPLYAKHLQYYDIDVVAQWQQLKNRRFA; translated from the coding sequence AGTATTGGCTGAATATGCTTCAGCCTCTATGACAGCGCATTTCACTCATTGGCTGATTCAATTAGGAGCGCCCTTAGAGCTAATTCGCCAAGCTCTAACTATTGCTCAAGATGAGGTCACACATGCAGAAGTTTGCCATCAAGTCGCAGTGAGCTTAGGGTCTGATCAGCCCTTGGATACTGCGAGTGCACAAATGAGTTTTGCCGCGCCATTTATCGATCCGCGTAAAAACTGCTGTGCGGCTTTACTTAATTTTTATTGTTTAGGTGAGACGGCGGCAGTACCTCTATTTGCAGCGATGCGTAAGGATACTACTGAGCGGCTACCTTTACAGGCTTATGAGCGTATTATTGAGGATGAGCCACGCCATTCAACTTTTGGGTGGCTAGCGTTGGCTTGGGTAGATGAGGTTTGGAGTGAGGCTCGCGCTTGGTTGCAAGAGTTATTTCCTCTAGCTTTAGAGCGTATGGCAGAGCAATATTATTGCGAAAGCGAGTATCAGCCGATTTTGTCTACTACAGAACTAGAATGGGGTATGTTACCGCGCTTAACTTATACTCATCTGTTTGAAAGTAAAATCATTCCCCTCTATGCCAAGCATTTGCAATATTATGATATTGATGTAGTCGCTCAATGGCAGCAATTAAAAAACCGTAGATTTGCTTAA